A stretch of the Aegilops tauschii subsp. strangulata cultivar AL8/78 chromosome 4, Aet v6.0, whole genome shotgun sequence genome encodes the following:
- the LOC109735067 gene encoding phospholipase D beta 1-like isoform X3: protein MAGSSNQSGSASGSARAVLLHGSLDIWIDEACNLPNKDILSNTMGGLLKSCTSDPGSKSTSDPYVTVLVASATVARTFVIQDDENPKWRQHFLVPVAHETAAVSFVVKDSDVIGAELIGAVAIPAESLLAGDRVDGVYPVLESSGKPCRPGATLRMSVQYVPVARLTMYSHGVTPGPDFPGVPNTYFPLRRGGRVTLYQDAHVPGDGQCLPEIRLGNGQLYRHGQCWHDVYDAMSQAKHLIYITGWSVFHTIRLVRDGGDKARPLGDLLKKKSQEGVRVLLLVWDDPTSRSVLGIQMEGYMGTRDEETRRFFKHSSVQILLCSRSAGKRHSWVKQKETGTIFTHHQKTVIVDADAGNGKRKIVAFVGGLDLCGGRYDTPRHNLFHTLHTVHKEDYYNPNFAVTDERGPREPWHDLHSKIDGPAAFDVLKNFEERWSKSSKRHGSKKLSKSCNDTLLWIEKISEIAAIDDDVYSNDNDTERWDVQIFRSIDSNSVKAFPKDPREATIQNLVCGKNVLIDMSIHTAYVTAIRAAQHFIYIENQYFLGSSFQWDSHRDLGANNLIPIEVALKIANKIYANERFSAYIIIPMWPEGNPTGAPTQRILYWQKKTMQMMYEIIYKALKDTGLNGSYDPQDYLNFFCLGNREAVENAAFSEAFSHTNPQDQARKNRRFMVYVHSKGMIVDDEYVIIGSANINQRSMEGTRDTEIAMGAYQPHYTWSNMFSAPRGQIYGYRMSLWAEHTGGVEAVFERPDTLECVRRVRGIGDANWKRFVAEEVTEMRGHLIRYPVAVEWNGKVGPLQGCAAFPDVGGNICGSFSGIQENLTI, encoded by the exons ATGGCTGGCTCCTCAAACCAATCTGGTAGCGCCTCCGGCAGCGC CCGGGCGGTGCTGCTCCACGGCAGCCTGGACATCTGGATCGACGAGGCGTGCAACCTCCCGAACAAGGACATCCTGTCCAACACCATGGGCGGCCTCCTCAAGAGCTGCACCTCCGACCCCGGCTCCAAGTCCACCAGCGACCCCTACGTCACCGTGCTGGTCGCCTCCGCCACGGTGGCGCGCACCTTCGTGATCCAGGACGACGAGAACCCCAAGTGGCGGCAGCACTTCCTGGTGCCCGTGGCGCACGAGACCGCCGCGGTGAGCTTCGTCGTCAAGGACAGCGACGTGATCGGGGCGGAGCTGATCGGCGCCGTGGCCATCCCCGCGGAGTCCCTCCTGGCCGGCGACCGCGTGGACGGCGTGTACCCGGTGCTGGAGTCGTCTGGGAAGCCGTGCCGGCCGGGCGCCACGCTGCGGATGTCGGTGCAGTACGTGCCCGTGGCGAGGCTCACCATGTACAGCCACGGCGTGACGCCGGGCCCGGACTTCCCCGGCGTGCCTAACACCTACTTCCCGCTCCGGCGCGGCGGGCGGGTGACGCTGTACCAGGATGCGCACGTGCCCGGCGACGGGCAGTGCCTGCCGGAGATCCGGCTCGGGAACGGGCAGCTCTACCGGCACGGGCAGTGCTGGCACGACGTGTACGACGCCATGTCGCAGGCGAAGCATCTCATCTACATCACCGGGTGGTCGGTGTTCCACACGATCCGCCTGGTGCGCGACGGCGGCGACAAGGCGCGGCCGCTGGGCGATCTGCTCAAGAAGAAGTCGCAGGAGGGGGTCCGGGTGCTGCTGCTCGTCTGGGACGACCCCACGTCCAGGAGCGTCCTTGGCATCCAGATG GAAGGTTACATGGGCACACGAGATGAGGAGACGCGTAGGTTTTTCAAGCATTCTTCGGTTCAGATACTGCTCTGCTCACGATCTGCCGGGAAAAGGCACAGCTGGGTGAAGCAAAAG GAGACAGGAACTATTTTTACCCACCATCAGAAAACGGTGATCGTCGACGCCGATGCCGGCAATGGTAAACGGAAGATAGTCGCTTTCGTCGGAGGCCTTGATCTATGTGGTGGGAGATATGACACTCCAAGGCACAATCTGTTTCACACTCTTCACACGGTGCACAAGGAGGATTATTACAACCCAAACTTCGCG GTAACTGATGAGCGCGGGCCGAGAGAACCATGGCATGATTTGCATTCCAAGATCGACGGCCCGGCAGCATTCGATGTCCTGAAGAACTTTGAGGAGCGTTGGTCAAAATCATCCAAGCGCCACGGGTCCAAGAAATTGTCGAAATCATGTAATGACACGTTGCTCTGGATCGAAAAGATATCTGAGATCGCAGCTATTGACGATGATGTATACTCCAATGACAATGACACGGAGAGATGGGATGTTCAG ATTTTCCGATCGATCGACTCGAACTCCGTCAAGGCTTTTCCCAAGGATCCACGAGAAGCAACCATTCAG AATCTTGTTTGCGGGAAAAATGTACTAATCGATATGAGCATACACACAGCCTACGTTACCGCCATCCGAGCAGCCCAACACTTCATCTATATTGAAAATCAGTATTTCCTTGGCTCTTCATTTCAATGGGATTCACATAGAGATCTTG GCGCGAATAATTTAATACCGATCGAGGTAGCCCTGAAAATTGCTAACAAGATCTACGCGAACGAGAGATTTTCGGCCTACATAATAATTCCGATGTGGCCTGAAGGCAACCCAACCGGTGCTCCAACACAGAGAATTCTTTACTGGCAG AAGAAAACAATGCAGATGATGTACGAGATAATCTACAAGGCATTGAAAGACACGGGATTGAATGGTTCATATGACCCACAGGACTACCTGAATTTCTTCTGCCTCGGCAACCGAGAAGCGGTGGAAAATGCCGCTTTCTCCGAAGCATTTTCACACACCAACCCTCAG GACCAAGCTAGGAAGAACAGGAGGTTCATGGTGTACGTGCACTCCAAGGGCATGATCGTGGACGACGAGTACGTGATCATCGGGTCGGCCAACATCAACCAGAGGTCCATGGAGGGGACAAGGGACACCGAGATCGCCATGGGCGCGTACCAGCCCCACTACACCTGGTCCAACATGTTCTCTGCTCCCCGCGGACAG ATCTACGGGTACAGGATGTCGCTGTGGGCGGAGCACACCGGGGGCGTGGAGGCGGTCTTCGAGCGGCCGGACACGCTGGAGTGCGTGCGGCGGGTGCGGGGCATCGGGGACGCCAACTGGAAGCGGTTCGTGGCGGAGGAGGTGACCGAGATGCGGGGGCACCTCATCAGGTACCCCGTCGCCGTCGAGTGGAACGGCAAGGTGGGGCCGCTGCAGGGGTGCGCCGCCTTCCCGGACGTCGGCGGCAACATCTGCGGCTCCTTCTCCGGCATCCAGGAGAACCTCACCATATGA
- the LOC109735067 gene encoding phospholipase D beta 1-like isoform X2, whose protein sequence is MSDDEDCRTTAALLASTSSNHRAVLLHGSLDIWIDEACNLPNKDILSNTMGGLLKSCTSDPGSKSTSDPYVTVLVASATVARTFVIQDDENPKWRQHFLVPVAHETAAVSFVVKDSDVIGAELIGAVAIPAESLLAGDRVDGVYPVLESSGKPCRPGATLRMSVQYVPVARLTMYSHGVTPGPDFPGVPNTYFPLRRGGRVTLYQDAHVPGDGQCLPEIRLGNGQLYRHGQCWHDVYDAMSQAKHLIYITGWSVFHTIRLVRDGGDKARPLGDLLKKKSQEGVRVLLLVWDDPTSRSVLGIQMEGYMGTRDEETRRFFKHSSVQILLCSRSAGKRHSWVKQKETGTIFTHHQKTVIVDADAGNGKRKIVAFVGGLDLCGGRYDTPRHNLFHTLHTVHKEDYYNPNFAVTDERGPREPWHDLHSKIDGPAAFDVLKNFEERWSKSSKRHGSKKLSKSCNDTLLWIEKISEIAAIDDDVYSNDNDTERWDVQIFRSIDSNSVKAFPKDPREATIQNLVCGKNVLIDMSIHTAYVTAIRAAQHFIYIENQYFLGSSFQWDSHRDLGANNLIPIEVALKIANKIYANERFSAYIIIPMWPEGNPTGAPTQRILYWQKKTMQMMYEIIYKALKDTGLNGSYDPQDYLNFFCLGNREAVENAAFSEAFSHTNPQDQARKNRRFMVYVHSKGMIVDDEYVIIGSANINQRSMEGTRDTEIAMGAYQPHYTWSNMFSAPRGQIYGYRMSLWAEHTGGVEAVFERPDTLECVRRVRGIGDANWKRFVAEEVTEMRGHLIRYPVAVEWNGKVGPLQGCAAFPDVGGNICGSFSGIQENLTI, encoded by the exons atGTCGGACGACGAGGACTGCCGGACGACGGCGGCGCTGCTGGCGTCGACGTCGTCTAACCACCGGGCGGTGCTGCTCCACGGCAGCCTGGACATCTGGATCGACGAGGCGTGCAACCTCCCGAACAAGGACATCCTGTCCAACACCATGGGCGGCCTCCTCAAGAGCTGCACCTCCGACCCCGGCTCCAAGTCCACCAGCGACCCCTACGTCACCGTGCTGGTCGCCTCCGCCACGGTGGCGCGCACCTTCGTGATCCAGGACGACGAGAACCCCAAGTGGCGGCAGCACTTCCTGGTGCCCGTGGCGCACGAGACCGCCGCGGTGAGCTTCGTCGTCAAGGACAGCGACGTGATCGGGGCGGAGCTGATCGGCGCCGTGGCCATCCCCGCGGAGTCCCTCCTGGCCGGCGACCGCGTGGACGGCGTGTACCCGGTGCTGGAGTCGTCTGGGAAGCCGTGCCGGCCGGGCGCCACGCTGCGGATGTCGGTGCAGTACGTGCCCGTGGCGAGGCTCACCATGTACAGCCACGGCGTGACGCCGGGCCCGGACTTCCCCGGCGTGCCTAACACCTACTTCCCGCTCCGGCGCGGCGGGCGGGTGACGCTGTACCAGGATGCGCACGTGCCCGGCGACGGGCAGTGCCTGCCGGAGATCCGGCTCGGGAACGGGCAGCTCTACCGGCACGGGCAGTGCTGGCACGACGTGTACGACGCCATGTCGCAGGCGAAGCATCTCATCTACATCACCGGGTGGTCGGTGTTCCACACGATCCGCCTGGTGCGCGACGGCGGCGACAAGGCGCGGCCGCTGGGCGATCTGCTCAAGAAGAAGTCGCAGGAGGGGGTCCGGGTGCTGCTGCTCGTCTGGGACGACCCCACGTCCAGGAGCGTCCTTGGCATCCAGATG GAAGGTTACATGGGCACACGAGATGAGGAGACGCGTAGGTTTTTCAAGCATTCTTCGGTTCAGATACTGCTCTGCTCACGATCTGCCGGGAAAAGGCACAGCTGGGTGAAGCAAAAG GAGACAGGAACTATTTTTACCCACCATCAGAAAACGGTGATCGTCGACGCCGATGCCGGCAATGGTAAACGGAAGATAGTCGCTTTCGTCGGAGGCCTTGATCTATGTGGTGGGAGATATGACACTCCAAGGCACAATCTGTTTCACACTCTTCACACGGTGCACAAGGAGGATTATTACAACCCAAACTTCGCG GTAACTGATGAGCGCGGGCCGAGAGAACCATGGCATGATTTGCATTCCAAGATCGACGGCCCGGCAGCATTCGATGTCCTGAAGAACTTTGAGGAGCGTTGGTCAAAATCATCCAAGCGCCACGGGTCCAAGAAATTGTCGAAATCATGTAATGACACGTTGCTCTGGATCGAAAAGATATCTGAGATCGCAGCTATTGACGATGATGTATACTCCAATGACAATGACACGGAGAGATGGGATGTTCAG ATTTTCCGATCGATCGACTCGAACTCCGTCAAGGCTTTTCCCAAGGATCCACGAGAAGCAACCATTCAG AATCTTGTTTGCGGGAAAAATGTACTAATCGATATGAGCATACACACAGCCTACGTTACCGCCATCCGAGCAGCCCAACACTTCATCTATATTGAAAATCAGTATTTCCTTGGCTCTTCATTTCAATGGGATTCACATAGAGATCTTG GCGCGAATAATTTAATACCGATCGAGGTAGCCCTGAAAATTGCTAACAAGATCTACGCGAACGAGAGATTTTCGGCCTACATAATAATTCCGATGTGGCCTGAAGGCAACCCAACCGGTGCTCCAACACAGAGAATTCTTTACTGGCAG AAGAAAACAATGCAGATGATGTACGAGATAATCTACAAGGCATTGAAAGACACGGGATTGAATGGTTCATATGACCCACAGGACTACCTGAATTTCTTCTGCCTCGGCAACCGAGAAGCGGTGGAAAATGCCGCTTTCTCCGAAGCATTTTCACACACCAACCCTCAG GACCAAGCTAGGAAGAACAGGAGGTTCATGGTGTACGTGCACTCCAAGGGCATGATCGTGGACGACGAGTACGTGATCATCGGGTCGGCCAACATCAACCAGAGGTCCATGGAGGGGACAAGGGACACCGAGATCGCCATGGGCGCGTACCAGCCCCACTACACCTGGTCCAACATGTTCTCTGCTCCCCGCGGACAG ATCTACGGGTACAGGATGTCGCTGTGGGCGGAGCACACCGGGGGCGTGGAGGCGGTCTTCGAGCGGCCGGACACGCTGGAGTGCGTGCGGCGGGTGCGGGGCATCGGGGACGCCAACTGGAAGCGGTTCGTGGCGGAGGAGGTGACCGAGATGCGGGGGCACCTCATCAGGTACCCCGTCGCCGTCGAGTGGAACGGCAAGGTGGGGCCGCTGCAGGGGTGCGCCGCCTTCCCGGACGTCGGCGGCAACATCTGCGGCTCCTTCTCCGGCATCCAGGAGAACCTCACCATATGA
- the LOC109735067 gene encoding phospholipase D beta 1-like isoform X1, giving the protein MSDDEDCRTTAALLASTSSNHRAVLLHGSLDIWIDEACNLPNKDILSNTMGGLLKSCTSDPGSKSTSDPYVTVLVASATVARTFVIQDDENPKWRQHFLVPVAHETAAVSFVVKDSDVIGAELIGAVAIPAESLLAGDRVDGVYPVLESSGKPCRPGATLRMSVQYVPVARLTMYSHGVTPGPDFPGVPNTYFPLRRGGRVTLYQDAHVPGDGQCLPEIRLGNGQLYRHGQCWHDVYDAMSQAKHLIYITGWSVFHTIRLVRDGGDKARPLGDLLKKKSQEGVRVLLLVWDDPTSRSVLGIQMEGYMGTRDEETRRFFKHSSVQILLCSRSAGKRHSWVKQKETGTIFTHHQKTVIVDADAGNGKRKIVAFVGGLDLCGGRYDTPRHNLFHTLHTVHKEDYYNPNFAVTDERGPREPWHDLHSKIDGPAAFDVLKNFEERWSKSSKRHGSKKLSKSCNDTLLWIEKISEIAAIDDDVYSNDNDTERWDVQIFRSIDSNSVKAFPKDPREATIQNLVCGKNVLIDMSIHTAYVTAIRAAQHFIYIENQYFLGSSFQWDSHRDLGANNLIPIEVALKIANKIYANERFSAYIIIPMWPEGNPTGAPTQRILYWQKKTMQMMYEIIYKALKDTGLNGSYDPQDYLNFFCLGNREAVENAAFSEAFSHTNPQVRIDRDQARKNRRFMVYVHSKGMIVDDEYVIIGSANINQRSMEGTRDTEIAMGAYQPHYTWSNMFSAPRGQIYGYRMSLWAEHTGGVEAVFERPDTLECVRRVRGIGDANWKRFVAEEVTEMRGHLIRYPVAVEWNGKVGPLQGCAAFPDVGGNICGSFSGIQENLTI; this is encoded by the exons atGTCGGACGACGAGGACTGCCGGACGACGGCGGCGCTGCTGGCGTCGACGTCGTCTAACCACCGGGCGGTGCTGCTCCACGGCAGCCTGGACATCTGGATCGACGAGGCGTGCAACCTCCCGAACAAGGACATCCTGTCCAACACCATGGGCGGCCTCCTCAAGAGCTGCACCTCCGACCCCGGCTCCAAGTCCACCAGCGACCCCTACGTCACCGTGCTGGTCGCCTCCGCCACGGTGGCGCGCACCTTCGTGATCCAGGACGACGAGAACCCCAAGTGGCGGCAGCACTTCCTGGTGCCCGTGGCGCACGAGACCGCCGCGGTGAGCTTCGTCGTCAAGGACAGCGACGTGATCGGGGCGGAGCTGATCGGCGCCGTGGCCATCCCCGCGGAGTCCCTCCTGGCCGGCGACCGCGTGGACGGCGTGTACCCGGTGCTGGAGTCGTCTGGGAAGCCGTGCCGGCCGGGCGCCACGCTGCGGATGTCGGTGCAGTACGTGCCCGTGGCGAGGCTCACCATGTACAGCCACGGCGTGACGCCGGGCCCGGACTTCCCCGGCGTGCCTAACACCTACTTCCCGCTCCGGCGCGGCGGGCGGGTGACGCTGTACCAGGATGCGCACGTGCCCGGCGACGGGCAGTGCCTGCCGGAGATCCGGCTCGGGAACGGGCAGCTCTACCGGCACGGGCAGTGCTGGCACGACGTGTACGACGCCATGTCGCAGGCGAAGCATCTCATCTACATCACCGGGTGGTCGGTGTTCCACACGATCCGCCTGGTGCGCGACGGCGGCGACAAGGCGCGGCCGCTGGGCGATCTGCTCAAGAAGAAGTCGCAGGAGGGGGTCCGGGTGCTGCTGCTCGTCTGGGACGACCCCACGTCCAGGAGCGTCCTTGGCATCCAGATG GAAGGTTACATGGGCACACGAGATGAGGAGACGCGTAGGTTTTTCAAGCATTCTTCGGTTCAGATACTGCTCTGCTCACGATCTGCCGGGAAAAGGCACAGCTGGGTGAAGCAAAAG GAGACAGGAACTATTTTTACCCACCATCAGAAAACGGTGATCGTCGACGCCGATGCCGGCAATGGTAAACGGAAGATAGTCGCTTTCGTCGGAGGCCTTGATCTATGTGGTGGGAGATATGACACTCCAAGGCACAATCTGTTTCACACTCTTCACACGGTGCACAAGGAGGATTATTACAACCCAAACTTCGCG GTAACTGATGAGCGCGGGCCGAGAGAACCATGGCATGATTTGCATTCCAAGATCGACGGCCCGGCAGCATTCGATGTCCTGAAGAACTTTGAGGAGCGTTGGTCAAAATCATCCAAGCGCCACGGGTCCAAGAAATTGTCGAAATCATGTAATGACACGTTGCTCTGGATCGAAAAGATATCTGAGATCGCAGCTATTGACGATGATGTATACTCCAATGACAATGACACGGAGAGATGGGATGTTCAG ATTTTCCGATCGATCGACTCGAACTCCGTCAAGGCTTTTCCCAAGGATCCACGAGAAGCAACCATTCAG AATCTTGTTTGCGGGAAAAATGTACTAATCGATATGAGCATACACACAGCCTACGTTACCGCCATCCGAGCAGCCCAACACTTCATCTATATTGAAAATCAGTATTTCCTTGGCTCTTCATTTCAATGGGATTCACATAGAGATCTTG GCGCGAATAATTTAATACCGATCGAGGTAGCCCTGAAAATTGCTAACAAGATCTACGCGAACGAGAGATTTTCGGCCTACATAATAATTCCGATGTGGCCTGAAGGCAACCCAACCGGTGCTCCAACACAGAGAATTCTTTACTGGCAG AAGAAAACAATGCAGATGATGTACGAGATAATCTACAAGGCATTGAAAGACACGGGATTGAATGGTTCATATGACCCACAGGACTACCTGAATTTCTTCTGCCTCGGCAACCGAGAAGCGGTGGAAAATGCCGCTTTCTCCGAAGCATTTTCACACACCAACCCTCAGGTGAGAATCGATCGA GACCAAGCTAGGAAGAACAGGAGGTTCATGGTGTACGTGCACTCCAAGGGCATGATCGTGGACGACGAGTACGTGATCATCGGGTCGGCCAACATCAACCAGAGGTCCATGGAGGGGACAAGGGACACCGAGATCGCCATGGGCGCGTACCAGCCCCACTACACCTGGTCCAACATGTTCTCTGCTCCCCGCGGACAG ATCTACGGGTACAGGATGTCGCTGTGGGCGGAGCACACCGGGGGCGTGGAGGCGGTCTTCGAGCGGCCGGACACGCTGGAGTGCGTGCGGCGGGTGCGGGGCATCGGGGACGCCAACTGGAAGCGGTTCGTGGCGGAGGAGGTGACCGAGATGCGGGGGCACCTCATCAGGTACCCCGTCGCCGTCGAGTGGAACGGCAAGGTGGGGCCGCTGCAGGGGTGCGCCGCCTTCCCGGACGTCGGCGGCAACATCTGCGGCTCCTTCTCCGGCATCCAGGAGAACCTCACCATATGA
- the LOC109735067 gene encoding phospholipase D beta 1-like isoform X4, whose translation MSDDEDCRTTAALLASTSSNHRAVLLHGSLDIWIDEACNLPNKDILSNTMGGLLKSCTSDPGSKSTSDPYVTVLVASATVARTFVIQDDENPKWRQHFLVPVAHETAAVSFVVKDSDVIGAELIGAVAIPAESLLAGDRVDGVYPVLESSGKPCRPGVPNTYFPLRRGGRVTLYQDAHVPGDGQCLPEIRLGNGQLYRHGQCWHDVYDAMSQAKHLIYITGWSVFHTIRLVRDGGDKARPLGDLLKKKSQEGVRVLLLVWDDPTSRSVLGIQMEGYMGTRDEETRRFFKHSSVQILLCSRSAGKRHSWVKQKETGTIFTHHQKTVIVDADAGNGKRKIVAFVGGLDLCGGRYDTPRHNLFHTLHTVHKEDYYNPNFAVTDERGPREPWHDLHSKIDGPAAFDVLKNFEERWSKSSKRHGSKKLSKSCNDTLLWIEKISEIAAIDDDVYSNDNDTERWDVQIFRSIDSNSVKAFPKDPREATIQNLVCGKNVLIDMSIHTAYVTAIRAAQHFIYIENQYFLGSSFQWDSHRDLGANNLIPIEVALKIANKIYANERFSAYIIIPMWPEGNPTGAPTQRILYWQKKTMQMMYEIIYKALKDTGLNGSYDPQDYLNFFCLGNREAVENAAFSEAFSHTNPQVRIDRDQARKNRRFMVYVHSKGMIVDDEYVIIGSANINQRSMEGTRDTEIAMGAYQPHYTWSNMFSAPRGQIYGYRMSLWAEHTGGVEAVFERPDTLECVRRVRGIGDANWKRFVAEEVTEMRGHLIRYPVAVEWNGKVGPLQGCAAFPDVGGNICGSFSGIQENLTI comes from the exons atGTCGGACGACGAGGACTGCCGGACGACGGCGGCGCTGCTGGCGTCGACGTCGTCTAACCACCGGGCGGTGCTGCTCCACGGCAGCCTGGACATCTGGATCGACGAGGCGTGCAACCTCCCGAACAAGGACATCCTGTCCAACACCATGGGCGGCCTCCTCAAGAGCTGCACCTCCGACCCCGGCTCCAAGTCCACCAGCGACCCCTACGTCACCGTGCTGGTCGCCTCCGCCACGGTGGCGCGCACCTTCGTGATCCAGGACGACGAGAACCCCAAGTGGCGGCAGCACTTCCTGGTGCCCGTGGCGCACGAGACCGCCGCGGTGAGCTTCGTCGTCAAGGACAGCGACGTGATCGGGGCGGAGCTGATCGGCGCCGTGGCCATCCCCGCGGAGTCCCTCCTGGCCGGCGACCGCGTGGACGGCGTGTACCCGGTGCTGGAGTCGTCTGGGAAGCCGTGCCG CCCCGGCGTGCCTAACACCTACTTCCCGCTCCGGCGCGGCGGGCGGGTGACGCTGTACCAGGATGCGCACGTGCCCGGCGACGGGCAGTGCCTGCCGGAGATCCGGCTCGGGAACGGGCAGCTCTACCGGCACGGGCAGTGCTGGCACGACGTGTACGACGCCATGTCGCAGGCGAAGCATCTCATCTACATCACCGGGTGGTCGGTGTTCCACACGATCCGCCTGGTGCGCGACGGCGGCGACAAGGCGCGGCCGCTGGGCGATCTGCTCAAGAAGAAGTCGCAGGAGGGGGTCCGGGTGCTGCTGCTCGTCTGGGACGACCCCACGTCCAGGAGCGTCCTTGGCATCCAGATG GAAGGTTACATGGGCACACGAGATGAGGAGACGCGTAGGTTTTTCAAGCATTCTTCGGTTCAGATACTGCTCTGCTCACGATCTGCCGGGAAAAGGCACAGCTGGGTGAAGCAAAAG GAGACAGGAACTATTTTTACCCACCATCAGAAAACGGTGATCGTCGACGCCGATGCCGGCAATGGTAAACGGAAGATAGTCGCTTTCGTCGGAGGCCTTGATCTATGTGGTGGGAGATATGACACTCCAAGGCACAATCTGTTTCACACTCTTCACACGGTGCACAAGGAGGATTATTACAACCCAAACTTCGCG GTAACTGATGAGCGCGGGCCGAGAGAACCATGGCATGATTTGCATTCCAAGATCGACGGCCCGGCAGCATTCGATGTCCTGAAGAACTTTGAGGAGCGTTGGTCAAAATCATCCAAGCGCCACGGGTCCAAGAAATTGTCGAAATCATGTAATGACACGTTGCTCTGGATCGAAAAGATATCTGAGATCGCAGCTATTGACGATGATGTATACTCCAATGACAATGACACGGAGAGATGGGATGTTCAG ATTTTCCGATCGATCGACTCGAACTCCGTCAAGGCTTTTCCCAAGGATCCACGAGAAGCAACCATTCAG AATCTTGTTTGCGGGAAAAATGTACTAATCGATATGAGCATACACACAGCCTACGTTACCGCCATCCGAGCAGCCCAACACTTCATCTATATTGAAAATCAGTATTTCCTTGGCTCTTCATTTCAATGGGATTCACATAGAGATCTTG GCGCGAATAATTTAATACCGATCGAGGTAGCCCTGAAAATTGCTAACAAGATCTACGCGAACGAGAGATTTTCGGCCTACATAATAATTCCGATGTGGCCTGAAGGCAACCCAACCGGTGCTCCAACACAGAGAATTCTTTACTGGCAG AAGAAAACAATGCAGATGATGTACGAGATAATCTACAAGGCATTGAAAGACACGGGATTGAATGGTTCATATGACCCACAGGACTACCTGAATTTCTTCTGCCTCGGCAACCGAGAAGCGGTGGAAAATGCCGCTTTCTCCGAAGCATTTTCACACACCAACCCTCAGGTGAGAATCGATCGA GACCAAGCTAGGAAGAACAGGAGGTTCATGGTGTACGTGCACTCCAAGGGCATGATCGTGGACGACGAGTACGTGATCATCGGGTCGGCCAACATCAACCAGAGGTCCATGGAGGGGACAAGGGACACCGAGATCGCCATGGGCGCGTACCAGCCCCACTACACCTGGTCCAACATGTTCTCTGCTCCCCGCGGACAG ATCTACGGGTACAGGATGTCGCTGTGGGCGGAGCACACCGGGGGCGTGGAGGCGGTCTTCGAGCGGCCGGACACGCTGGAGTGCGTGCGGCGGGTGCGGGGCATCGGGGACGCCAACTGGAAGCGGTTCGTGGCGGAGGAGGTGACCGAGATGCGGGGGCACCTCATCAGGTACCCCGTCGCCGTCGAGTGGAACGGCAAGGTGGGGCCGCTGCAGGGGTGCGCCGCCTTCCCGGACGTCGGCGGCAACATCTGCGGCTCCTTCTCCGGCATCCAGGAGAACCTCACCATATGA